One segment of Neoarius graeffei isolate fNeoGra1 chromosome 20, fNeoGra1.pri, whole genome shotgun sequence DNA contains the following:
- the strada gene encoding STE20-related kinase adapter protein alpha, translating to MGTFLPDSSAYELLTVIGHGLEDLMTVNLARYKPTGERVAIRRIDMESCTNDMVKYLQEEIHVSKLFHHPSILPYKSIFISENELWVITPFMAYGSARDLISTHFTHGLSELTIAYILLGILRALEYIHHNGYVHRSVKASHILISADGQVYLSGLRSIFSLIRHGQRARVVHDFPQYSVKVLPWLSPEVLQQNLQGYDFRSDIYSLGITACELANGHVPFKDMPATQMLLEKLNGIVPCLLDCTTIPVEELGMKSSRSGADSGICEGPGAGGARHTNGEPNPYSRTFSPHFHNFVELCLQRDPEKRPYASALIGHSFFKQIKRRPCEALPELLRPISPLGSFECMRPQGPPSALASLESGLSHLDVDDWDF from the exons ATGGGAACCTTCTTACCCGACAGCAGTGCCTACGAGCTCCTCACCGTCATCG GGCATGGTCTGGAAGACCTGATGACCGTGAACTTGGCCCGATACAAACCCACCGGAGAACGCGTGGCCATCCGGAGGATTGATATGGAGTCCTGCACCAACGACATGGTCAAATACCTACAG GAAGAAATCCATGTCTCCAAGTTGTTCCACCATCCAAGCATCCTCCCATACAAGAGCATCTTCATCTCCGAGAACGAGCTATGGGTGATCACACCATTCATGGCCTACG GCTCGGCAAGAGATTTGAtcagcactcatttcacacacggTTTAAGTGAGCTGACCATCGCGTACATCCTGCTTGGAATTCTGCGTGCGCTGGAGTACATTCATCACAACGGCTACGTGCACCG GAGTGTGAAGGCGAGTCATATCCTGATCTCGGCGGATGGACAGGTGTATCTATCGGGTCTGAGGAGCATCTTCAGTCTGATCCGACACGGCCAGCGAGCACGCGTGGTGCACGACTTCCCCCAGTACAGCGTTAAAGTGCTGCCCTGGCTCAGTCCTGAGGTGCTACAGCAG AATCTTCAGGGATACGACTTCCGCTCCGACATCTACAGTCTGGGAATTACGGCTTGTGAGCTGGCCAATGGCCATGTGCCCTTTAAAGACATGCCtgctacacag ATGCTGTTGGAGAAGCTAAACGGTATTGTACCATGTCTGCTGGACTGCACCACCATCCCGGTGGAGGAGCTCGGGATGAAGTCTTCGCGCTCTGGGGCGGACTCTGGGATCTGCGAGGGCCCCGGGGCCGGTGGGGCACGCCATACTAACGGAGAGCCGAACCCCTACAGCAGGACGTTCAGCCCACACTTCCACAACTTCGTGGAGCTCTGCCTGCAGAGGGACCCTGAGAAGAG ACCTTATGCCAGCGCTCTGATTGGTCACTCCTTCTTCAAGCAG ATAAAGCGACGTCCATGCGAGGCCCTGCCCGAGCTGCTGCGTCCCATCTCGCCGCTTGGGAGCTTCGAGTGCATGCGGCCTCAGGGCCCGCCCTCGGCGCTCGCCAGCCTGGAGTCCGGTCTCAGCCACCTGGACGTAGACGACTGGGACTTTTGA